The genomic window TGCCTTTCTTTATCTTCAAAAGGATGCATACTTCTTTTATACATAGCTTCCCCTTCCTTAAATATGCTTTTTTAATACTTATAATTTTCCCTATCAGAAGCAACCTATTGATACAGGAGGTGCAGATATGACAGAGCCAAGCCAGCCAGGAAGCAAAAAACTGCCAGATTTTGATAGTCTTAATGATCGAATAATAGCCCCACAACGATCTTCTGGTCCCACTTTGGTCATTAAAACGAATCTGGATCCAAAAGACTCAACAGTCGAAAATCCCTATTTTGTAAATGATAAATCAACAGATATGAAAGAATTTAGAGATTTCTTTGAGGATGTTTAACTAGTAATAATACGAGTAGTCGGAGCCGGTATTTTGAATATCGGCTCTCCTAGCAGACTCAGATGATTTATTTACTTTTGAAAGGTCATCTCCTTTTCCTTTAGAGCATGTCTAATTTGCTCCAAAGCTTTAGGTCCCATTCCATGAAGCTGTAATATTTCATCCTCACTCACTTTCTTGAATTGCTCAAGTCTAAAGTAACCAGCGCCTTCCAGAGCACGTCTTGCTGGTTTTGCTAATCCGGTGGGAAGGTCGCTTTTCATTTTATCTTCATTCATTTTGAGCCCCCCTCTTTTATAGTGTAACTGTTAAAATTCCTTCTTCGAAAATGGCAAAAAGAATTTAATCCCTCTCTTGTTAAAGGGCAGTATCTTCATGTCGGCAATTATATGACTTACATAGCCCATAAGACACGTAATAAATACACCTTCATGCCCAATTGCTATTTCGAACTGAACGGATATGTATGCAAAAAAGAGAACACCTAATAATGAATGTGTATAGCTTCTATGAGGAACAAATGAAGCTGCGATAATATAAATGCCTAACAGCCATAACCAATTTTCTTGAAGTGATAAACCTCCAAATAGGACACCCATTCCTGTAATTGTCAGCATCCGTCTTTGTGTGATAAACGAGGATATGATGATAATAAGCATTCCTATTCCAATACCTATCCATTTGTTCATTCCTGTACTTGTAAAATAACTATACAAAACCAACAGTACAGCAATGAATTGAGCTGCTGTTCTTACGATGTTATGGGAAATTGTGATTTTATTACTTAACTTTCCGTCAATATCGATATCAGGCATTAAACCCGAAATTGCCCCTATACCTATTAATAAGACGGTTCCGGTTGGATCTGTATGCAGCAAATTAGCTGTCAAAAAGCCTGTTGCTGCGCCGATGACTGTATGTGATGTACCGTTCAATTTTTCACCTGTTTCTTTAATTTACCTGCTTAAATTTATTAATGAAAAAAGGAAACTACTTTTAGAACGTATGTTCCAAAAATGAATTATACTCTTAATTTCTATCAATCGCAAGGAAGATTCTTCATATTTTTCCCAACATAAAAGGAGATTCTAATTTGTCATCCTGACCAACGAGAATCTCCCTCTATTTAAAGCATTATCCCATAATATTATATCCCGCATCTACATAAACAATTTCACCAGTAACCCCTCTTGAAAGATGGCTCATTAAGGCAAGTGTCATATCCCCAACTTCCTCTTGAGTAACATTTCTTTTCAAAGGTGCTGTCTCTTCAATTTTGTGAAGGATTTGGTTAAAGGACGGAACTCCTTTTGCAGCAAGCGTACGAATGGCACCAGCTGAAATCGCATTGACACGGATATTGTCTTTCCCTAATTCAGAAGCTAAATATTTCACTGATGCTTCAAGGGAAGCTTTTGCAATCGCCATTACATTATACCCAGAAACCACACGCTCTGCGCCAAGATAAGACATCGCAATGATGGTGCCTCCTTCAGTCATGAGAGGCTTAGCGGCTTTCGCAACAGCAATTAACGAGTACGCACTTGTGTCTTGGGCAAAAGCATAACCGCTTCTTGTCGTATCGATAAAATCACCCTTTAAGTCTTCAGCATGCGCAAAAGCAACGGAATGGAGCACTCCATGAACGGTACCTGCTTCCTCTCCAATTTTATTAAAGGCTTCAGCAATACTTTCATCACTGTTCACATCGCATTGTACGATTAATTTCGCTTCTAAGTTATTATCACTTAGAAGTTTTGTCAGTTTTCCAAGAGAACGTTCTTTTCGATATGTAAAAATGACATTCGCTCCTGCTTGATAAAGAGATCTTGCTACTCCCCAAGCGATGCTCCGTTCATTTGCCACTCCCATAACAACAATATTTTTGTCTTTTAATTTAAGTAAATCTTCCATGTTAGCCTCCAAAGCGCAAGAAATTTATTTCAGCAAATCATAGAATTTGCTCTTAAATATTCATTATACCATAATACTTTCTATTTCAATGTTATTAAATGTGAGGATAAAGATGTTGCAATGAAAATGGAATAGGTCCCAGTATTGAAAGTTACTGAGCAGCTACATTGACCTAATGCGGATAAGAAATTTTTTTGGAGAGTAGTTTGAGGTAGATTATCCAAGAGCCTTACCAAGTTTGAGAATTTGGGATACATCAAGGGAAAACTCATTTTTAATAAAAAGAGTTTCCCTACATCCAAATAACATTTATTAAAAAGCGTTTCTTCAATAGTGCGTACTCTTAAAGTGAGGAAATTGAACAATTCTTGAAAAATAATAGTCTTTAATGAAGTAATCGAGGATTCTTGCTGCAGTTTTTAATGATTTTTTAACTTGTAAATTTGCCTGGAGTGCTCAGAAATCATTTGATCATAGTATTCCAGATCATGTTTAGTGGCCATTGAATTTTTGATTTCTTTTACTTCGTCAATAACCTTGTCTACTTTCTTTTCAAGAGCATCTATGTTTCTGAAATTTTTACATTCGTTGCTGCTACTGTTTCACTTAATGAAATTACCTTTTGATCCAATGTGTTTACTTTTTGATCCAGCGCGTTTACCTTTTGATCCAGGGCGTTTACTTTTTGATCCAGAACGTTTACCTTCTGATCCAGCGCGTTTACTTTTTGATCCAGAACGTTTACCTTCTGATCCAGGGCGTTTACTTTTTGATCCAGAACGTTTACCTTCTGATCCAGCGCGTTTACTTTTTGATCCAGGGCGTTTACCTTTTGATCCAGCGCGTTTACTTTTTGATCCAGCGCGTTTACTTTTTGATCTAAATTGGTTACCTTTTGATCCAAATTATCAAGTTTAGTCAAAATCAATTGAAGTGTTTTTTCCATGATTTTCACCTCCTTCTTATATTCCTGCCTATTATAACAGAATCCTGTAGAGATTTGTCGGTATAGCTAATAATTACCCTTTCCGACAAAATATTGTTTGCCGCCCCTCTTGTTCATTTTCTTCAAAATAAAGAATGCCCCAATCTTTAAACTCCTTTAATAACTCGTTCGGCTGTAGTTTAAATTGGTCAGAAATCTGCTTATTTTCGCTATGCGGTGAGTAGAAGTAGGTTTCCATGAAGAAATAACCACTATCTTTTATAAGGTTCTTTACAATCGGAAACAGTTTTCTATCCAGATAATAAGTAATAACAATTAGATCAAATGGTTCTTTAAGCCACTGACGGTCCATCATTTCCGTAAGATCACCAATACGTGTTTCGATGTTGAGATGATCTTTGGCAGCCTGTTCATTAACAAATTCGATGGCAACGTCTGAAATGTCAATAGCTTGAACTTGATAGTTTAGACCCGCAAGGAACAAACTGTTTCCCCCAAGACCACAGGCAAGATCCAGCGCAGTGCCACCACGAAGATAATCAGACAGCTTCTCTAATCTTGGATTGGCTACAGATGCCCTTAACTGCTTAATGCGTTCCTGATGTTTCATGTTCCATTTGTTTCGAATGTTCATTTGAAAATATCCTTTCCAAACCGTTAAGTGATTTGTTTAGCTTATTGGTCGTGCTTGTTCCATCTCAGCTATTCTATTCCCTTTACAATGGCACGTAGGGACTCGAGATGACTGTTTAATTCCCATTTCTCTAAATTTTTTAATTATTTTTGATTGTCTCAGTTTAAGATTAAAACAGCAAGGACAGATATCAAGTACTATAGTGATATTAAACACCATTAGTTTACATAATATTATTATGGGATAGAAGATGCGATTAATAATAAGAGCCTGACTCCTGCCGCGTTATTTCATTAACGGACCATGAGTCAGGCGCTATGTATTATTGAATTTTTTTTGGTTCTGGATAGTCAAAGCCTTTAGTATCAACGTTCACCGTTTTCATTTTCTGATCTTGTAATGGCTTGTCCATATCTCCAGTTTCAACGGCCACGATTGAATCAACTGTTTCCATTCCTTCAATGACTTTCCCGAAAGCAGCATATTCACCATCGAGATGTGGAGCTTCTTTAACCATGATAAAAAATTGCGATCCAGCTGAATTCGGGTCGGGAGTCCGTGCCATTGAAATGACGCCACGCTCATGTGTGATGTTATTTTCGAATCCGTTTGAAGTAAATTCACCTTCAATGGAGTATCCGGGGCCACCAGAGCCATTTCCCTCAGGATCTCCCCCTTGAATCATAAAATCAGGGATAACCCGATGGAAAATAAGTCCATCATAAAATCCATCTTCAATTAATGAAATGAAATTTGCTACAGTATTTGGTGCTGCAGCCGGATCCAATTCAATCACAATCTCTTTTCCATCTTCCATTGTTATTGTAACAATTGGTTTCTCTTGAACAGATGCTGGATAATCTGTATTTTCTGCAGATTCTTTAGCGGTATTTTCTTTTGTCTTCTCATTTTCCGCTTGCGTGCCACAGCCTGTCAAAACGAAAGCTGAAACCACTATTGCAAAAATAAAATAAAATGCTTTATTACTTAAAAACATATCCCTTTATATACCTCCTGCTGAAGAAATTGGCATAACTATTACTGATTTATTATAGCATTATTTTAAATGCTAAGAAGACCAATCTTACAAAAAACAACTACTCTCCATACTAAATATTTGTATCTTCTTTGTAACCTTAATTAATCTTTCATTAACTACTTTCCACCTTAACCAATATAAAATAAAGATAGATCATAATAGGAAAGAAGATAAGAAAATCAGTATGCCGATCGCCCAGACAGTATTGAATATAAGGAATTTGAGAAAATGAGCCTTGATTTTCAACTGCTAAAGAAAACCTTTATGTTTATCACATATTTACGTTTCTACAAGCTTCACTTTATCCTAACGTTAAAAGACAATCATCCGAGTTTCACGTTTTATCACATAGGCAAAAATCATCACGGGCATCCAAAAACATCATATGGAGCCCGTGTTGTGCCTTTTATCGTAATTATTGACCCTGTGCACCATTAGAAGTTACTCGGCGAACATGATCGTCTTTAAATCCATTTTTTCGGAGAGCTTCAACTTTGTCCTCGAGTAATTGCTTTTGATCGACTTGACTTGAGGGTGTTTGCTTGTTTTTTGCCACCTAAAAAACCTCCCTTGAAAAAATTCAATTAACGCCTTCTTATTTTGCTAGATTTAATAAAAATTAACCTCATTTGATGGATTTTGCAATTACTAGCAAATCAAAAATATTTTACTAAATGTATCAAGTTCCACAATAAGTTCTGTACGGAAGGTTTGAAGGTTCAGGTGTTGTGCAATATTCATTCTGTTCGGATGTATACGCAAAAGGATTTGAAAGAGCTTGGAGCAATCGTTCCATCACACTATAATCCCCATTGTTTACTGCAGCCTCAAGCGCTTCCTCCACCCGGTGGTTCCGCGGGATGACAGCAGGATTACTGTCACGCATCAACTGTTGAGAGGATTCTTTCGATGTTTGCTGCCTCGTCAATCTCGCCGTCCAGAGCTCATGCCACAGATTATAATCAGGGGTGCCGATAAGCGGAGTATCCTCCATCTTGTCTGTTGTTAAAGCACGGAAGGTATTCGTATAATCCGCTTTAACCTTCTGCATGATGCTCAAAAGTTTTTCTATCATTAATGTATCTCCTGGTTCTTCATTCGTTAATCCAAGTTTTGCCCTCATGCCAGCAAGCCAGTTTGATTGATAGATTTCACTATATTTTGAAATCTCATCCTGCGCCAGCTTAAGAGCCTGTTCTTCATCATCATGCAGCAGCGGGAGAATAGCTTCCGCAAAACGTGCGAGGTTCCAACCGCCTATAATTGGCTGATTACGGTAGGCATAGCGTCCTTGTCTGTCAATGGAACTGAATACTGTGTCAGGATCATACACATCCATAAAGGCGCAAGGTCCGTAATCAATCGTTTCTCCACTGATGGTCATATTGTCAGTATTCATTACCCCGTGTATGAAGCCAACTGATTGCCATTTAGCAATCAATGCGGCCTGTCGCTTAATCAATTGCTGAAGAAATGCAAGATATCTATTTTCATCCTGTTCAATTTCTGGATAATGACGATTTATCGTATAATCGGCAAGGATTCTTAACTCTTCTACTGGTCTCCAGTTTGCAGCAAATTGAAAGGTTCCAACGCGCAGATGACTGGCAGCAATACGGGTTAAAATAGCTCCTGGAAGTCCCGTTTCACGAATCACCTTTTCCCCCGTTGTCACAACTGCTAGACTTCGGGTTGTTGGTATACCAAGTGCATGCATAGCTTCGCTGATTATATACTCACGAAGCATCGGCCCTAATGCCGCTCGGCCATCACCCCCGCGGGAATATGGTGTTCTCCCCGAACCCTTAAGCTGCACATCAAATCGCTCACCATGTGGCGTCATTTGCTCGCCAATCAAAATGGCACGTCCATCCCCTAACATTGTAAAGTGGCCAAATTGATGACCTGCATAGGCTTGGGCTAGCGAATGCGCATGTTCAGGAACCTGGTTGCCAGCAAACACTGCCACTCCATCTTCACTTTTCAGTAACTGAGTATTTAAACCGAGTGCCTCCACCAATGATTCATTAAATTTGACCATTTTAGGTGTGCGTACAGGTGTCGGCTTAATGCTAGTAAAAAATGCTTGCGGCAATCGGCCATAACTATTGTCAAAATTCCAGCCAGCCGCTGTTGCTCCCTCTTCCTTATTTAACATTTAATCACCATCCTTCTTTTTGCTACCTACTTATATAATTTTCTGCCTCTATAAGTTTATTATACCTTTTGTATTAGCACATAGGGTCCGGTTAAGTGTCTACAGAATAAAAAAAATCCCACTTAAAGTGAGATTCCAAATTTATTACATATAATTGTTCAATTGTATGTAAATTTATTTCCGCCCTTCCATTTCCGCTTCCCATCTTTCAACTTCTTCCCTTACTATTGGGGCCACTTCTTTTCCGAGCAGCTCAATGGCTCTCATTACCTCATCATGAGGCATCGTGCCTAATGGGACATGAAGCATGAACCGGGTAATCCCAACGTTCTTTCTCAGATAGATGATTTTATCAGCAACGGTTTGTGGGTCACCGACATACAGAGCACCTTCCAAGCTGCGGGCAGCATCGAAGCTGGAGCGAGTATAAGGAGCCCAACCTCTTTCTCTTCCTAGTTTATTCATCACCTGCTGAGTGGAAGGGAAAAATTTTTCGGCTGCGTCTTCTGAACTCTCAGCAATAAAACCATGCGAATGCGAAGCAACAGATAGCTTGGACAAATCATGTCCAGCATGAGTTGCTGCTTTTTTATACAGCTGTACAAGCGGCTCAAAATGGAGAGGACTGCCGCCAATGATCGCAAGGACAAGAGGGAGTCCAAGCAGGCCAGCACGAACAACTGATTCAGAATTTCCGCCGCTTCCAATCCATACTGGCAATGGATCCTGAACTGGGCGAGGGTACACCCCGCGATCATGTATAGCTGGCCGATGCCCGCCTTTCCATGTCACCTTTTCAGTTGCTCGGATTTTTAGCAATAGCTCCAATTTCTCTTCGAACAACTCATCATAATCCTTCAAATCATAGCCGAATAACGGAAATGATTCGATAAATGATCCTCTGCCAGCCATAATTTCTGCACGGCCATTTGAAATCGCATCCACCGTTGCAAAATCCTGAAACACCCGAACTGGGTCAGCTGACGAAAGCACTGTGACCGCACTTGTCAGCCTGATATTTTTCGTTCTAGAAGCTGCTGCTGCCAAAATAATAGCTGGGGAAGACGCAGCAAAATCCTCGCGATGATGTTCTCCCACTCCATATACATCCAAACCTACCTGATCCGCTAATACAATTTCCTCAACGACTTCACGAATGCGCTCAGCATGGCTGATTACCTCACCCGTTTTGATATCTGGTGTTGTTTCTACAAACGTGCTAATACCTAGTTCCACTTAAATTTCCTCCTGTTTCGAGATTTAGAGACAGGGCCTCCAAATTACCACACTAATTCTTCATCTTCTTGATACAGGCTGCTTGCATAGTCAATAAATTCCATTAATTTATCTTTATTAATTGCATCAATACTGATTCGATATGTCTTGTCATATTTCATGTTAAGTTCTAATGCTGTAATATCCACACCAAGAAAACGATCTTCATTCATATATGTATAGTCGATATCCTCATATTTTGCAATGAACCTGGAGGTGCTGTTGGCAGCATCCTTCACACAAACAGAATCGATGGTTAAAACTAAGCCTGCTTTACCATTGCTGGATAAGCTCGTATCTGTTATATCAATCATTTCTTCTTTTTTATACTTACCTTGACAAATGATTTCCCGAGCATTCTTAACTCTCGGTGCATAATCATCCCCAGGCGCGT from Bacillus sp. DTU_2020_1000418_1_SI_GHA_SEK_038 includes these protein-coding regions:
- a CDS encoding DNA-binding protein produces the protein MNEDKMKSDLPTGLAKPARRALEGAGYFRLEQFKKVSEDEILQLHGMGPKALEQIRHALKEKEMTFQK
- a CDS encoding metal-dependent hydrolase yields the protein MNGTSHTVIGAATGFLTANLLHTDPTGTVLLIGIGAISGLMPDIDIDGKLSNKITISHNIVRTAAQFIAVLLVLYSYFTSTGMNKWIGIGIGMLIIIISSFITQRRMLTITGMGVLFGGLSLQENWLWLLGIYIIAASFVPHRSYTHSLLGVLFFAYISVQFEIAIGHEGVFITCLMGYVSHIIADMKILPFNKRGIKFFLPFSKKEF
- the fabI gene encoding enoyl-ACP reductase FabI → MEDLLKLKDKNIVVMGVANERSIAWGVARSLYQAGANVIFTYRKERSLGKLTKLLSDNNLEAKLIVQCDVNSDESIAEAFNKIGEEAGTVHGVLHSVAFAHAEDLKGDFIDTTRSGYAFAQDTSAYSLIAVAKAAKPLMTEGGTIIAMSYLGAERVVSGYNVMAIAKASLEASVKYLASELGKDNIRVNAISAGAIRTLAAKGVPSFNQILHKIEETAPLKRNVTQEEVGDMTLALMSHLSRGVTGEIVYVDAGYNIMG
- a CDS encoding methyltransferase domain-containing protein; this encodes MNIRNKWNMKHQERIKQLRASVANPRLEKLSDYLRGGTALDLACGLGGNSLFLAGLNYQVQAIDISDVAIEFVNEQAAKDHLNIETRIGDLTEMMDRQWLKEPFDLIVITYYLDRKLFPIVKNLIKDSGYFFMETYFYSPHSENKQISDQFKLQPNELLKEFKDWGILYFEENEQEGRQTIFCRKG
- a CDS encoding peptidylprolyl isomerase — translated: MFLSNKAFYFIFAIVVSAFVLTGCGTQAENEKTKENTAKESAENTDYPASVQEKPIVTITMEDGKEIVIELDPAAAPNTVANFISLIEDGFYDGLIFHRVIPDFMIQGGDPEGNGSGGPGYSIEGEFTSNGFENNITHERGVISMARTPDPNSAGSQFFIMVKEAPHLDGEYAAFGKVIEGMETVDSIVAVETGDMDKPLQDQKMKTVNVDTKGFDYPEPKKIQ
- a CDS encoding protein adenylyltransferase SelO, whose amino-acid sequence is MLNKEEGATAAGWNFDNSYGRLPQAFFTSIKPTPVRTPKMVKFNESLVEALGLNTQLLKSEDGVAVFAGNQVPEHAHSLAQAYAGHQFGHFTMLGDGRAILIGEQMTPHGERFDVQLKGSGRTPYSRGGDGRAALGPMLREYIISEAMHALGIPTTRSLAVVTTGEKVIRETGLPGAILTRIAASHLRVGTFQFAANWRPVEELRILADYTINRHYPEIEQDENRYLAFLQQLIKRQAALIAKWQSVGFIHGVMNTDNMTISGETIDYGPCAFMDVYDPDTVFSSIDRQGRYAYRNQPIIGGWNLARFAEAILPLLHDDEEQALKLAQDEISKYSEIYQSNWLAGMRAKLGLTNEEPGDTLMIEKLLSIMQKVKADYTNTFRALTTDKMEDTPLIGTPDYNLWHELWTARLTRQQTSKESSQQLMRDSNPAVIPRNHRVEEALEAAVNNGDYSVMERLLQALSNPFAYTSEQNEYCTTPEPSNLPYRTYCGT
- a CDS encoding LLM class flavin-dependent oxidoreductase; translation: MELGISTFVETTPDIKTGEVISHAERIREVVEEIVLADQVGLDVYGVGEHHREDFAASSPAIILAAAASRTKNIRLTSAVTVLSSADPVRVFQDFATVDAISNGRAEIMAGRGSFIESFPLFGYDLKDYDELFEEKLELLLKIRATEKVTWKGGHRPAIHDRGVYPRPVQDPLPVWIGSGGNSESVVRAGLLGLPLVLAIIGGSPLHFEPLVQLYKKAATHAGHDLSKLSVASHSHGFIAESSEDAAEKFFPSTQQVMNKLGRERGWAPYTRSSFDAARSLEGALYVGDPQTVADKIIYLRKNVGITRFMLHVPLGTMPHDEVMRAIELLGKEVAPIVREEVERWEAEMEGRK